In the Sphingobacteriaceae bacterium genome, one interval contains:
- the spoVT gene encoding stage V sporulation protein T: MKATGIVRRIDDLGRVVIPKEIRRTLRIREGDPLEIFVDRDGEVILKKYSPIGELGDFAREFAESLYDALGHIALIADRDVIIAAAGAPRKEFMDKRLGEVALAAMTAKETVIVNDPVQGPKPVDGTLLAGDEDDSRFTAYLVAPIVVKGDAIGAVILCSKEPDTAMEELERKAAETTASFLARQMA; the protein is encoded by the coding sequence TTGAAAGCAACAGGCATTGTACGCCGCATCGACGACCTAGGCCGGGTAGTCATCCCCAAGGAGATCCGGCGCACCCTCCGCATCCGCGAGGGAGACCCCCTGGAAATTTTCGTCGACCGGGACGGCGAGGTCATCCTGAAGAAATACTCGCCCATCGGCGAACTGGGCGACTTTGCCCGGGAATTTGCCGAGTCCCTTTACGATGCCTTGGGCCACATCGCCCTCATCGCCGACCGGGACGTGATCATCGCCGCGGCCGGCGCCCCCCGCAAGGAGTTCATGGACAAGCGCCTGGGGGAGGTGGCCCTGGCGGCCATGACGGCCAAGGAGACGGTCATCGTCAACGACCCCGTCCAGGGCCCCAAGCCGGTGGACGGCACCCTCCTGGCGGGCGACGAGGACGACAGCCGCTTCACCGCCTACCTGGTGGCGCCCATCGTGGTCAAGGGCGATGCCATCGGGGCGGTGATCCTTTGCAGCAAGGAGCCCGACACGGCCATGGAGGAGTTGGAGCGCAAGGCGGCCGAGACGACGGCCTCCTTCCTGGCCCGGCAGATGGCCTAG
- a CDS encoding polysaccharide biosynthesis protein, whose protein sequence is MRRQTFLQGALVLAVGGLLSRVLGAVYRIILPMLFGPEKDYGMGLLQYSMGVYTVALTLSSMGIPLAIAKLVSERAARNDPAGAVRVYQVAGRVLAALGAAFTAAMVGAAFYFQQVYDPKALVSMLAVAPAIFVVSIMSALRGLFQGMQIMTPFAASQVIEQIVRILTMFVLAAALLPIGVEFAAAGASFGAVTGAVAGLLYLLVVFRRHRPALLPEAPNPAPEVEPAGSLIKEVLHLAIPMSLAALAFPLFSLVDTMVVPLRLHAIGLTTEAATAALGVLNQMAMPFVNLPLVFTTALALSVVPAVSEAWAAGQQDRIRRITVAAQRVTLMISLPAVVGLVLLATEIPSILWGAPHVGGPLRLLAPAALFIGLQQVSSGTLQGLGHPTVPVRNLMTGVVVKLAATWVLTAQPSLGINGAATASAAGFLTAAALNLASVHRRAGGALVAAGDVLRTGGAVTAMVVAVAVAKGWLAPWLAGNSRLMAAAALLVVITVGAAVYGAALLLLGGINKEDLDLMGGPGRRLGRLLQRLGLLRR, encoded by the coding sequence TTGCGTCGACAAACCTTCTTGCAGGGCGCCCTGGTTCTGGCAGTGGGCGGCTTGCTGTCCCGAGTGCTGGGCGCCGTCTACCGCATAATCCTGCCCATGCTGTTCGGCCCCGAAAAGGATTACGGCATGGGCCTCCTCCAGTACAGCATGGGCGTCTATACGGTGGCCCTCACCTTGTCGTCCATGGGCATTCCCCTGGCCATCGCCAAATTGGTGTCGGAGCGGGCCGCCCGCAACGACCCCGCCGGAGCTGTGCGGGTGTACCAAGTGGCCGGCCGGGTGCTGGCGGCGCTGGGGGCTGCTTTCACCGCGGCCATGGTGGGAGCGGCCTTTTATTTTCAGCAGGTGTACGACCCCAAGGCCCTGGTGTCCATGCTGGCGGTGGCCCCGGCCATTTTCGTGGTGTCCATCATGTCGGCCCTGCGGGGCCTCTTCCAGGGCATGCAGATCATGACCCCCTTTGCCGCCTCCCAGGTCATTGAGCAGATCGTCCGCATCCTCACCATGTTCGTCCTGGCGGCGGCCCTGCTGCCCATCGGCGTGGAATTCGCTGCGGCGGGGGCGTCCTTCGGCGCCGTCACCGGGGCCGTGGCGGGGCTGTTGTACCTGCTGGTGGTGTTCCGCCGCCACCGGCCGGCCCTGCTGCCCGAGGCGCCCAACCCGGCCCCGGAGGTGGAGCCGGCGGGCAGCCTCATCAAGGAAGTGCTGCACCTGGCCATCCCCATGTCCCTGGCGGCCCTGGCCTTCCCCTTGTTCTCCCTGGTGGACACCATGGTGGTGCCCTTGCGGCTCCACGCCATCGGGCTCACCACCGAGGCGGCCACCGCCGCCCTGGGGGTGCTGAACCAGATGGCCATGCCCTTCGTCAACCTGCCCTTGGTCTTCACCACCGCCCTGGCCCTCAGCGTGGTGCCGGCGGTGTCCGAGGCCTGGGCGGCGGGGCAGCAGGACCGGATCCGCCGCATTACCGTGGCGGCCCAGCGGGTGACTTTGATGATCAGCCTGCCGGCGGTGGTAGGCTTAGTGCTCCTGGCTACCGAAATACCATCCATATTGTGGGGCGCCCCCCACGTGGGCGGGCCCCTGCGGCTCCTGGCGCCGGCGGCTTTGTTCATCGGCCTGCAGCAGGTGTCCTCGGGCACCCTGCAAGGTTTGGGCCATCCCACGGTGCCGGTGCGCAACTTGATGACGGGCGTGGTGGTCAAGCTGGCGGCCACCTGGGTGCTGACGGCCCAGCCGTCCTTGGGCATCAACGGCGCCGCCACCGCCAGCGCCGCCGGGTTCTTGACGGCGGCGGCCCTGAACCTGGCGTCGGTGCACCGGCGGGCGGGGGGAGCCCTGGTGGCGGCGGGGGACGTCCTCCGGACGGGGGGCGCCGTCACCGCCATGGTGGTGGCCGTGGCCGTGGCCAAGGGGTGGCTGGCCCCGTGGCTGGCGGGGAACAGCCGTCTGATGGCGGCGGCAGCCCTGCTGGTGGTCATCACCGTAGGCGCGGCGGTTTACGGCGCGGCGCTTCTGCTGTTGGGCGGCATCAACAAGGAAGACTTGGACTTGATGGGCGGTCCGGGCCGGCGGCTGGGCCGGCTCCTGCAGCGCCTGGGGCTGCTGCGACGTTGA
- the mazG gene encoding nucleoside triphosphate pyrophosphohydrolase — protein MTGQTDGNGAHGNSAGDAFNRLVALVHFLRGPDGCPWDREQTHRSLRPYVLEEAYEVVEAIDALAAGDPDGGNKLQEELGDLLLHVVLHAEIASETGLFDVKGLIENLHEKLVRRHPHVFGTKEAASAADVGRLWEEMKARERAAQDGRAGGQAPGQESRLAGLNAALPALMRAYQVQVLAAKAGFDWQRPEEAVKKVWEEAREVRAAWRAGDAEALEAEVGDLLFALINVIRLMRIHPETALAGAVRRFEERFHHMEAAAAGAGNNLEEMSLDEMEELWQAAKAALDRGEKP, from the coding sequence GTGACGGGTCAGACCGACGGCAATGGGGCCCACGGCAATTCGGCGGGCGACGCCTTCAACCGGCTGGTGGCCTTGGTGCACTTCCTGCGGGGACCCGACGGCTGCCCATGGGATCGGGAGCAGACCCACCGGTCGCTGCGGCCTTACGTCCTGGAAGAAGCCTACGAAGTGGTGGAGGCCATCGATGCCCTAGCCGCCGGCGACCCCGACGGCGGGAATAAACTGCAGGAGGAATTGGGAGACTTACTCCTGCACGTGGTACTTCATGCCGAAATTGCCAGCGAGACGGGCCTGTTCGACGTAAAGGGCCTCATTGAAAACCTCCACGAGAAGCTGGTGCGGCGGCATCCCCATGTGTTCGGCACCAAGGAAGCGGCCAGCGCCGCTGATGTAGGCCGCCTGTGGGAGGAGATGAAGGCCCGGGAGCGGGCGGCCCAGGACGGCCGGGCGGGGGGACAAGCCCCCGGGCAGGAGAGCCGCCTGGCCGGCCTCAACGCCGCCTTGCCGGCCTTGATGCGGGCCTACCAGGTGCAGGTGCTGGCGGCCAAAGCCGGCTTCGATTGGCAGCGGCCGGAAGAGGCCGTGAAGAAGGTTTGGGAAGAGGCCCGGGAGGTGCGGGCCGCCTGGCGGGCCGGCGACGCCGAAGCACTGGAAGCCGAAGTGGGCGACCTGCTCTTCGCCCTTATCAACGTCATCCGGCTCATGCGGATCCATCCCGAAACGGCCTTGGCCGGGGCGGTGCGGCGGTTCGAGGAGCGCTTCCACCACATGGAGGCGGCGGCCGCCGGGGCGGGTAACAATCTAGAAGAGATGTCCCTGGATGAGATGGAGGAATTGTGGCAGGCGGCCAAGGCGGCTCTGGACCGGGGAGAAAAACCATGA
- a CDS encoding HU family DNA-binding protein has protein sequence MNKADLINSVAQDTGLTKKDTERAINSFMANIEKALAKGEKVSLVGFGTFEVRPRKARVGRNPRTGETIEIPASKVPAFKPGKALRAKVEG, from the coding sequence ATGAACAAGGCTGACCTGATCAACAGTGTGGCCCAGGACACCGGTCTGACCAAGAAGGACACGGAGCGGGCCATCAACTCCTTCATGGCCAACATCGAGAAGGCTCTGGCCAAGGGCGAGAAAGTTTCTCTGGTAGGGTTCGGTACTTTTGAAGTGCGGCCCCGCAAGGCCCGGGTCGGGCGAAATCCCCGCACCGGAGAGACCATTGAGATTCCTGCCTCCAAGGTGCCTGCCTTCAAGCCCGGCAAGGCCCTGAGGGCAAAGGTGGAAGGCTGA
- the yabP gene encoding sporulation protein YabP — MADERHPVSPYSNSESVHEVLLHNREHLRVKGVLHVESFDDRQIVLDTDLGTLTIEGEDLQIKQLDLEAGDFAVAGLVSALTYSVGGARDLRGKGKSLIDRLLR; from the coding sequence ATGGCCGATGAGCGCCATCCCGTAAGTCCTTACAGCAACAGCGAAAGCGTCCACGAAGTGCTGCTCCACAATCGGGAGCACCTGCGGGTGAAGGGGGTGCTCCACGTGGAGAGCTTCGACGACCGGCAAATAGTGCTGGATACCGATCTGGGCACCCTCACCATCGAAGGCGAGGACCTGCAGATCAAGCAACTGGACTTGGAGGCCGGCGATTTCGCCGTGGCCGGCCTGGTTTCCGCCTTGACCTATTCGGTAGGCGGGGCCAGGGATTTGCGGGGCAAGGGCAAGAGCCTCATCGACCGCCTCCTGCGCTGA
- the yabQ gene encoding spore cortex biosynthesis protein YabQ, translated as MIPLDLQLLIFAVMTLTGIFIGVWYDFNRAARESLRWRGPLGDLLDVVLWAGAAFLVLSALLLSNWGEFRFYVLVGLGLGVWVYRAWAGPVVLPWWRSFFQLLRRAAGALGRLSAPIRGMRDRLPRLPGLPRLPRLPRLPALPPLFRALKPKK; from the coding sequence GTGATCCCCCTGGACCTGCAGCTGCTCATCTTCGCCGTCATGACCTTGACGGGCATCTTCATCGGCGTCTGGTACGACTTCAACCGGGCGGCCCGGGAAAGCCTCCGCTGGCGCGGCCCCCTGGGGGACCTGCTGGATGTGGTTCTCTGGGCCGGCGCCGCCTTTCTCGTCTTGTCGGCCCTCCTCCTGAGCAACTGGGGGGAGTTCCGCTTTTACGTCCTGGTGGGCCTGGGCCTGGGCGTCTGGGTCTACCGGGCTTGGGCCGGCCCGGTGGTGCTGCCTTGGTGGAGGAGCTTCTTCCAACTGCTGCGCCGGGCCGCCGGCGCCCTGGGCCGGCTCTCGGCACCCATTAGAGGGATGAGGGACCGCCTGCCCCGGTTGCCGGGGCTGCCCAGGCTTCCCCGCCTGCCCCGGCTCCCCGCCTTGCCGCCCCTTTTCCGCGCCTTGAAACCGAAGAAATAG
- a CDS encoding sigma-70 region 4 domain-containing protein: MQIEIRGMEKLSFRERQVVVLKETGHSTEAIARRLGITPATVATLFNRARSKGYQVVAVIPGDALGLFDPDPLTDEDDETGAGRGSQGDET; the protein is encoded by the coding sequence GTGCAGATAGAGATCCGGGGCATGGAAAAACTGAGCTTCCGCGAACGACAAGTAGTGGTCCTGAAAGAAACGGGGCACAGCACCGAGGCCATCGCCCGGCGGCTGGGCATCACACCGGCCACGGTGGCCACCTTGTTCAACCGGGCCCGCAGCAAGGGCTATCAGGTGGTGGCGGTCATACCCGGCGATGCCCTGGGGCTGTTTGATCCCGATCCCCTCACCGATGAGGACGACGAGACCGGGGCCGGCCGCGGGTCGCAAGGCGACGAGACTTGA
- a CDS encoding septum formation initiator family protein, whose translation MIRGRKAKGSGRIRRRGSAGKARGRQELRLVPPQQAVRERFRLPVGEDGSGEKAAARERSRLGGLPWNRIIVLAAVVYFLITFVSQEAQFASLRQEIYRLQGEIALRQAEVEALRERRDYLSSPAYVVAEARRRFNLTRPGEIHYLTIWEEGEEEFQAAGQDEEEELPEEVVPDGMVEDPQEEAGR comes from the coding sequence ATGATCAGGGGCAGGAAGGCTAAAGGTTCAGGACGCATTCGCCGGCGCGGCAGCGCCGGCAAGGCCCGGGGACGGCAGGAGCTGCGCTTGGTGCCGCCCCAGCAGGCGGTGAGGGAGCGGTTTCGGCTGCCCGTGGGCGAGGACGGCAGCGGCGAGAAGGCCGCGGCCCGGGAACGGAGCCGCCTGGGCGGCCTGCCCTGGAACCGCATCATCGTGCTGGCCGCCGTAGTTTACTTCCTCATAACCTTCGTCTCCCAGGAAGCCCAATTCGCCAGCCTCCGGCAGGAAATCTACCGGCTGCAGGGGGAGATCGCCCTCCGCCAGGCCGAGGTGGAAGCCTTGCGGGAGCGGCGGGACTACCTGAGCAGCCCCGCCTACGTGGTGGCCGAGGCCCGGCGCCGCTTCAACCTGACCCGGCCCGGGGAAATCCACTACTTGACCATCTGGGAAGAAGGCGAGGAGGAGTTCCAGGCAGCCGGCCAGGATGAGGAAGAGGAACTCCCGGAAGAAGTTGTCCCGGATGGCATGGTAGAGGATCCCCAAGAGGAGGCCGGGCGGTAA
- a CDS encoding S1 RNA-binding domain-containing protein, translated as MSIAVGDIVEGTVTGITRFGAFVELPNGQTGLVHISEVADTYVEDVNDHYKVSDKVKVKVLSMEDDGRKIGLSIRQAQPGYDPNRSRRRGGRGGGRRDSSFEDLLSRFMKESEMKLAELRRGERTRRGRKS; from the coding sequence ATGTCCATAGCAGTAGGGGACATTGTTGAGGGCACGGTCACCGGCATAACGCGCTTCGGCGCCTTCGTCGAACTGCCCAACGGCCAGACCGGGCTGGTGCACATTTCTGAAGTAGCAGACACCTATGTGGAAGATGTCAACGACCATTACAAGGTGTCCGACAAGGTAAAGGTGAAGGTCCTTTCCATGGAGGACGACGGCCGCAAGATCGGCCTCTCCATCCGGCAGGCGCAGCCCGGTTACGACCCCAATCGCAGCCGGCGCCGCGGCGGTCGCGGTGGCGGCCGCAGGGACTCGTCCTTTGAGGATCTGCTCTCCCGCTTCATGAAGGAAAGCGAGATGAAGCTGGCGGAACTGCGCAGGGGCGAGCGCACCCGGCGCGGCAGGAAGTCCTGA